The Nicotiana sylvestris chromosome 6, ASM39365v2, whole genome shotgun sequence genomic sequence ATAATGGATGTCTGGGGCTTGAGGTTAAGGAAGTATATGCAGCATGGTTTGATGGTACTTCAGAAAACTGTGTTTTCAACTTCCACCATTTAATCGGTTTAGTTGGATATTTAAAAGGTTATGGGGATTATAGTGCAATGATGCAGTATTGGTTTTTGGTATTCTTAGTGTATTCTTTAGAGCCAAAAGTATCCACACCTCTACTACACCTGTTTGACATGGGTTCGTCAAAACAGATTTGAAGATCCATGTAACATAAGTGATGAACTCAAGAGTTCTGTTTTTTGTTTGCTCTTTCATCTTCTTTTGGTATAATTGTTAATTGGATGGGGCCCTGAGCTTTTAAATTGTTACTTCCTCGTATGCTCTTGCGCTCATTGGTTGATTGTACTTGTACTTACTTTTCCCACTGCTTTGTTCATCCACAGCCACTGGCCAGCGCATATGGACTTGCCAAGCATAGAGATGGGCGCTGGGAATGGGCCATTGCTCCTGGTGTGTCACCGTCCTCTAGATATCAACATGCTGCTGTACGTGTTTGTTTCATTCCTTTTATTAACTGCATACTTTCACATGGATACGGTATTTATCAATTACGTTCTGATATTATAGGTTTTTGTTAATGCTCGGCTCCATGTATCTGGAGGGGCACTTGGTGGTGGACGCATGGTGGAGGATTCATCTAGTATAGCAGGTACTTTTTGCTTTTGGTCGATACATAGTGGAGATAACACTTTTTGCACTGTTATGTTCATCCCTCACTATCATGGTTCTTTACCCCCTTTTGGCAGTTCTTGATACTGCCGCAGGAGTGTGGTGTGACACGAAGTCTGTTGTCACTAGTCCTAGAACTGGCAGATACAGTGCAGATGCAGCTGGGGGAGATGCTGCAGTTGAATTGACCAGACGTTGTAGACACGCGGCTGCTGCTGTTGGTGACTTGATATTTATTTATGGTGGTCTGCGTGGTGGTAAGACTATAAGATAGACATCAATCAATGCTCTTATATTTGCTTTCAAGTTTGATTTCAAATGACAATCATTCTTACTTTTTCTTGGAATAGTAAAGTAACTAGCTGGCCAGAACTGTGAAAAAAGAAATTGTAAAGTAACTAAAAGTATCTTCTTTCTTCGGCTCCAGGGCTGGTTCAGGATGTGCTATGGTTTAGGCATTCATAGCTAAATCCCGTTCTTTAGTGTGCATATAGCCTGTTAGAATAAAGGTTTTCATGACGCACACTCATGCTGGTTCCTTTGTCTTTCATCGGTCTAACGCTAATCCTGCCACTGGTGCATAACAAATTATCTGACTCAGTAATTAGATATCACTGAAAAATAAACTCACATTGTCACTTTTCAAGTactgtattattattattatacctTTCTTGGCCTTTTGGCTAAGATCAAGTGCTGAATTAATAGAGGGCATATTTCCTGTCGGGTGTAAAAGGATTTCATTCAAGAGTTTTAGCACTGGTCCACTTTAGCTGTAATGATGTGGTGCAAACTCATACTGATAAGTCATGTTTGCACGTAGATGAACAACTTTCTCCGTTCAAAAAAATTTAGTAACTGCACTGAGGCCAGACAAGAGAGGGTAGCTCGATTGGCAAAGGTTGAGGGACTTGTGTCTTAGGTCATAGGTTCGAGCCTTGCGCCAAGCGAACTAActctggtatttaagtggagaggGTAGCTCGATTGGCAAAGGTTGAAGGACTTGTGTCTTAGGTCATAGGTTCGAGCCTTGCGCCAAGCAAACTAActctggtatttaagtggagaaggttAGAGGGGCATGCCCATCATCCCCGAGTCTTGAAGGCTGCAGTTAGCCTAGAGGGTTGGCTCAAAATGGATTTTTCGGTCATAAAAGAAGAGAGGCTGCTCAAGTGGAAAGCACCCTCCACTTCCAACATTTACCGTTGTGGGTTTGAGTCACCATGTTACTCTGTCAGATGTGAAAATCATACTTAGCCTCAAATATATCTGTTGCACGTTTCCAACTGTAAGAAAAAAGAAGTGTAATGAAAATGCCTTGGGAGAAGTTATTCAGATCACTTCCTGGTTCCTGCAACAAGTTTAGTCCTGCTGTGTTTTGTCTCAGGGGTATTGCTAGATGACTTGCTTGTTGCCGAAGACTTGGCCGCTGCTGAAACAACTAGTGCAGCTTCACATGTAGCTGCTGCAGCTGCTGGGAGGATAGCAGGAAGGTATGGGTTTGGTGATGAAAGAACAAGGCAAACAGACCCTGAGGTAGTTAATGATGGCTCAGTTGTACTGGGAACTCCTGTTGCACCCCCTATAAATGGTGATACATATTCTGATATAAGCACTGAAAATGCGACGCTTCAAGGATCTCGGTGAGTTTGCAGTTGCATAGGAACAACAGCATCTGCTATCTGTTTTATGTTAATTGTATGAATGTTTCTAAAGATCTATCTTGTGGTTTGTTTTGCAGGAGACTCATCAAAGGTGTTGAATATCTAGTGGAGGCTTCTGCCGCAGAAGCTGAGGCTATTACTGCCACCCTAGCAGCTGCAAAAGCTCGACAACAAGGTAATGGAGAAGTTGAACTTCCAGACAGGGATCGTGGAGCAGAGGCAACGCCAAGTGGAAAACAGACGCCTTCTTTGATCAAGCCCGATTCTGTCCCAGCTGGAGTCCGGCTACATCACCGTGCTGTCAGTGTTCAAATCCTTAATGCTATGTTAGTTTTGGTGCTCATAAGGTTGACTAATGATGTGCCTTAATGCATTGAAGGTGGTTGTAGCTGCAGAGACTGGTGGAGCTCTTGGTGGCATGGTACGACAGCTTTCGATTGATCAGTTCGAAAATGAAGGCAGGCGAGTCAGTTATGGAACCCCAGAAAATGCAACAGCAGCAAGAAAACTATTGGATCGTCAAATGTCCATCAACAGTGTTCCCAAAAAGGTAAATGATTTGTCTCTAGACGCATAGCCTGATTACATGCCACAGTGTGGCTTACCATTATTCGGCTGATGTGTTATTCATGCAAGTAAAAAGGGTAAACTGCTTGCAGTTAGTGCATAACTTTTTCTACATAAGTTGCTGCGTTGTTCAGATCCAGTATATTGGACTGCATTGATGCAATCAGGGTAACCAGTCCATTCTGAATCTCAAGCAGAGACTTACCTGTTCTGTGCTAAATGTAACTGCCATCATCTTTATAACTTAAGCAGTTATTTTCGTATGAAGACAAATAACTGCATTTTGTTAGTTATATCATTTCTTTTCCTTACTGTTTCAGGTGATTGCCCATCTTTTGAAGCCTCGTGGCTGGAAGCCGCCTGTTCGGCGGCAATTTTTCTTGGACTGCAATGAGATGACTGATCTTTGTGACAGTGCCGAAAGGATATTTGCTAGTGAACCTAGTGTTTTACAGCTTAGGGCTCCTATTAAGATATTTGGTGACTTGCATGGCCAATTTGGGGATCTTATGCGTCTTTTCGATGAGTATGGTTCCCCATCGACTGCTGGGGATATATCGTAAGTGCCTTGACTCAATCTTGCTTTTACCTGTTTTATTTTCTGTCCAAGCCTTTTGACAGCATAAATTCCTTGGATTGCAGTATATTTTCGATTTACCCTCTTTTTGTTTTGAAAGGATATTTTGATTGAAAATTGCGGGAGTCGCAGTTTGCTTGTTGTTGTAACTGTCTGGTGTCTCGATACGGCTATCAGAATTCTGATATTGATTTTATGGAAAACGGTCATATTTACCCCTCTGCTTTTGAGAGTTTTTCATGTCTACCCTCCATTTGAATATTCGACTGTGTATAGCCCTACCGTTACACATTTGAACACAAATACCAATCAGCCGTTAAGGGACCCGGACCCATCATTAAAATCAACAAGTGGAGGGCCAATACACATTTTAAAACACCCGGTTCATTTGCCCAAATCCATTATCCGACCCATCTGAAAATCTGTTTTAATTCATATTGTTACAAGGTCCGAATTATCCCCAATTGCTCAAATTAGGAATAATAATTGTACTTTCTCATCTTGGCTGTGTTTCTCCGCCATATACTGTGATTTTGTGCAATGGAACCATTTGATTGTAAAATCCTGTTGTTGTCTTCAATTAAAGGGAAAAGATGAGAAACCTCTTCGTAAAAGTTATGTTGCATAACCAAATATCCCATGTAGCAGATTATGTAGCCTATATACATCAAAACTTATATTCTAAGCGACGCTTTACTTGGTCCAGGTGAGGCTGTCACAATATTCTCTTGGTGTCTATTTGCTGTCTCTCATGTCATTCTGACTCCCGCAGACTTGTACCATTTTTTGGATTGATCTATCACTTAGATCAGTTTGATGTGTCAAGATTTGTTCTTCTAATTTGATACTAATTTTGGTAAGTGAATACCAGGTATATTGACTACCTCTTCTTAGGAGATTATGTTGACAGGGGCCAACACAGTTTGGAAACGATAACTCTTCTTCTTGCTTTAAAGGTACCTCTTGTGTCTAATTCTTCTTGCTTTAGAGGTACTCTTATATCTGGATGTTTGTATGCTTTCAACTTCTTAGTTACTCTGTGATTTTGATGATCATAACTTGATGCTTTAGGTTGAGTATCCCCTCAATGTACATCTAATTCGTGGGAACCATGAAGCTTCAGATATTAATGCGCTTTTCGGCTTTCGAATTGAGTGCATCGAACGGATGGTATGTTATGATTTACTGGGTGAAGCTTGTCCTTCCTGTCAAGCTAGATactgatgtccatttatgcaacaGGGTGAGCGAGATGGAATTTGGGCATGGCATCGATTTAATAGATTGTTCAACTGGCTTCCTCTGGCAGCACTAATCGAGAAAAAGATAATCTGTATGCATGGTGGTATTGGAAGGTCAATTAATCATGTTGAACAAATAGAAAATATTCAGCGTCCTATCACTATGGATGCTGGCTCAATTGTTCTTATGGATTTATTGTGGTTAGTCTCTGTCTTCTCTTGTGCTTCCTTCTTTGACTTTAGTTACTCATATTTTCTCACATCAGTGTGTGTTTCTAGGTCTGACCCAACAGAAAATGATAGCGTTGAAGGATTAAGACCAAATGCAAGAGGTCCAGGGTTGGTCACTTTTGGGGTGAGTAATTTTCATTCCGTATCAATTTCAGGGAGTTAATTTTCTCTTGATATCTTGTTTCGGGGTAGTggaattttttgttttcttccacCTATTGTCTCTTATTTTTGGGAAGCTGCAACATTCTTATCAGTTAACTGTAGTTACTTAAAAGGGCCCAGTGCAGAAAGATATGATATTTCAAACATAAAGTTAAGATTGCTCCATCTGCCCTCTTATTCCACTTTTGACGTTGTATGGACTGTCATTTTCTTGAGTTTGTTTTGTGCAATTGCAGCCCTTCCATCTTTGTAACTTGGACGTTTTTAACTTCTATGTCCAAGCTCTTTTCATTCAAGACGACAACGACGACCTagtgaaatcccactagtggccggggtctggggagggtagtgtgtaagCAAATCTTATCCCTACCCGAGGGGTAGAGCAGTGTTTTTGAGAGCGCGAAGCGCAAAAAAGCGACAAGGGCTCGCTTCGCTTCAAAAGCGAAGCGCACGCTTTATTAAAGTGAAGCGCAATTCTTAAAAAACATAATGTAAAATTATAAATAATCAAAAACTTCAATTTAAATACTTAAAAGTAGGTACTAGGTACCACCAAATCATCCACAAACCATCCACAAACCATAGGACAAGCAAAATCAAAGCTACTAAATTACTAGAATCAACATCTTATTCTTCTactcttcttcttcaagattgtCAAAATCTTGAATTCCTCTATTATCTTCATATTGctcgtcatcttcttcttccccctcctcTTCATGATCACTTTCATCTTCATCAATTAGGGATAGGGATCGACTTGTAGTAGCCACACTTTTTCCCTTCCTAATAGAGCTTGAACTTGGAGTATATCTCCTTAAACCATAAGGATCTTCCCCAACTCCACTACCAACTGCAACATCACCCCAAGTGAAATCGGAGTCGCCTTCAAATACTTCTTCACCTTCGCAATTTTCGGGGACTCCGGTTAGCCACTCATTAGCCTCATCAATATTGTCCAAAAGAATTGGATCAATTATATTGCGGTGGTTGTAGCGACGCCTCAATGCTCTATTGTATTTTATGAACACTAGATTATGGAGGCGCTTCAAGGTTAGTCGATTCCTTTTCTTTGTATGAATCTGCAAAAAAGATGTGTC encodes the following:
- the LOC104220981 gene encoding serine/threonine-protein phosphatase BSL3 isoform X2 gives rise to the protein MDVDSAMSSESDHDQNNGASSEQLNGQSSAGGSPPETPQDQQHPATSQQQQGSTPVVGPRCAPTYSVVHAVLEKEEDGPGPRCGHTLTAVPAVGEEGSPNYSGPRLILFGGATALEGNSAASGTPSSAGSAGIRLAGATADVHCYDVLTNKWSRMTPIGEPPTPRAAHVATAVGTMVVIQGGIGPAGLSAEDLHVLDLTQQRPRWHRVVVQGPGPGPRYGHVMALVGQRYLMAIGGNDGKRPLADVWALDTAAKPYEWRKLEPEGEGPPPCMYATASARSDGLLLLCGGRDANSVPLASAYGLAKHRDGRWEWAIAPGVSPSSRYQHAAVFVNARLHVSGGALGGGRMVEDSSSIAVLDTAAGVWCDTKSVVTSPRTGRYSADAAGGDAAVELTRRCRHAAAAVGDLIFIYGGLRGGVLLDDLLVAEDLAAAETTSAASHVAAAAAGRIAGRYGFGDERTRQTDPEVVNDGSVVLGTPVAPPINGDTYSDISTENATLQGSRRLIKGVEYLVEASAAEAEAITATLAAAKARQQGNGEVELPDRDRGAEATPSGKQTPSLIKPDSVPAGVRLHHRAVVVAAETGGALGGMVRQLSIDQFENEGRRVSYGTPENATAARKLLDRQMSINSVPKKVIAHLLKPRGWKPPVRRQFFLDCNEMTDLCDSAERIFASEPSVLQLRAPIKIFGDLHGQFGDLMRLFDEYGSPSTAGDISYIDYLFLGDYVDRGQHSLETITLLLALKVEYPLNVHLIRGNHEASDINALFGFRIECIERMGERDGIWAWHRFNRLFNWLPLAALIEKKIICMHGGIGRSINHVEQIENIQRPITMDAGSIVLMDLLWSDPTENDSVEGLRPNARGPGLVTFGPDRVMEFCNNNDLQLIVRAHECVMDGFERFAQGHLITLFSATNYCGTANNAGAILVLGRDLVVVPKLIHPLPPATSPETSPERHIEDTWMQELNANRPPTPTRGRPQVANDRVICT
- the LOC104220981 gene encoding serine/threonine-protein phosphatase BSL3 isoform X1 — its product is MDVDSAMSSESDHDQNNGASSEQLNGQSSAGGSPPETPQDQQHPATSQQQQGSTPVVGPRCAPTYSVVHAVLEKEEDGPGPRCGHTLTAVPAVGEEGSPNYSGPRLILFGGATALEGNSAASGTPSSAGSAGIRLAGATADVHCYDVLTNKWSRMTPIGEPPTPRAAHVATAVGTMVVIQGGIGPAGLSAEDLHVLDLTQQRPRWHRVVVQGPGPGPRYGHVMALVGQRYLMAIGGNDGKRPLADVWALDTAAKPYEWRKLEPEGEGPPPCMYATASARSDGLLLLCGGRDANSVPLASAYGLAKHRDGRWEWAIAPGVSPSSRYQHAAVFVNARLHVSGGALGGGRMVEDSSSIAVLDTAAGVWCDTKSVVTSPRTGRYSADAAGGDAAVELTRRCRHAAAAVGDLIFIYGGLRGGVLLDDLLVAEDLAAAETTSAASHVAAAAAGRIAGRYGFGDERTRQTDPEVVNDGSVVLGTPVAPPINGDTYSDISTENATLQGSRRLIKGVEYLVEASAAEAEAITATLAAAKARQQGNGEVELPDRDRGAEATPSGKQTPSLIKPDSVPAGVRLHHRAVVVAAETGGALGGMVRQLSIDQFENEGRRVSYGTPENATAARKLLDRQMSINSVPKKVIAHLLKPRGWKPPVRRQFFLDCNEMTDLCDSAERIFASEPSVLQLRAPIKIFGDLHGQFGDLMRLFDEYGSPSTAGDISYIDYLFLGDYVDRGQHSLETITLLLALKVEYPLNVHLIRGNHEASDINALFGFRIECIERMGERDGIWAWHRFNRLFNWLPLAALIEKKIICMHGGIGRSINHVEQIENIQRPITMDAGSIVLMDLLWSDPTENDSVEGLRPNARGPGLVTFGPDRVMEFCNNNDLQLIVRAHECVMDGFERFAQGHLITLFSATNYCGTANNAGAILVLGRDLVVVPKLIHPLPPATSPETSPERHIEDTWMQELNANRPPTPTRGRPQVANDRGSLAWI